From a single Leptospira levettii genomic region:
- a CDS encoding penicillin-binding protein activator LpoB, with protein sequence MKQILFSFLLVGFLFQCSSSPKRLDNADDYISDSGGLTSQELVKAAEKLAGQIGEYFKENPHEEGVFVAHFPTRNDTSEQIQTELFDNAFVSKLIKNKIYTVRTKTREQSLNEIQFSLSGLTSNRLSIGKLKSPNFFVRCDINENMFTSNGEKIVEQSINIELVEVETTIAVWSEKVSYRKLAVRGNKGVSW encoded by the coding sequence ATGAAACAAATTCTATTCTCCTTTCTCTTAGTAGGATTCTTATTCCAATGCAGTTCTAGTCCCAAAAGACTCGACAATGCTGATGATTATATCTCCGACTCAGGTGGACTGACTAGCCAAGAATTGGTGAAAGCGGCCGAAAAATTAGCAGGCCAAATTGGGGAGTATTTCAAAGAAAACCCACATGAAGAAGGTGTTTTTGTGGCACACTTCCCTACACGTAACGATACATCGGAACAAATCCAAACGGAACTCTTTGACAATGCGTTTGTATCCAAACTCATCAAAAACAAAATTTACACAGTTCGTACCAAAACAAGAGAACAATCTCTCAATGAAATTCAGTTCAGTTTGTCCGGACTCACTTCCAATCGTTTATCCATTGGAAAATTGAAGTCTCCTAACTTTTTTGTACGTTGTGATATCAACGAAAACATGTTCACATCGAATGGAGAAAAAATCGTTGAGCAGTCGATTAACATCGAACTCGTAGAAGTGGAAACCACCATTGCGGTTTGGTCAGAAAAGGTATCGTATAGAAAATTAGCAGTTCGAGGAAACAAAGGGGTTAGTTGGTAA
- a CDS encoding SpoIIE family protein phosphatase: MYEREQNLSIHTNPFPEILDDTTYNRILKDPNYWISQSLEDKIIQQISTSLDISGILYHVGTEALITNAYDLLPLDDSRIDLVEMIYRLPILIGRLTRVVYLNVKPISDKHVKFVFTYLPEFQEKWYDAVFFQGMLNGLAVLFELKEFNIRMTKTKLFGIHISHKELGEEIQFGSDANEYELEWKDEVLYLSRSHLTKENVSSRHRVMVTSRSETTLEEMSIVDVRDVVGKSRELAIENRDLEAAVEVLKSFKQELEKKQLSMAKDLRLAKNIQKGLIPEIIPDWNGIQFWTGFSPMQEVSGDYYDYFPYHTDKLGVAVCDVSGHGVPAAFITALSKMLFSNFKKPKPSETFKLINRELLDLVKQQGYTTCVYLLIHSDYKVVYSIAGHPRPILFRNRTGKAEVCEGEGTFLGMFPDAGDTYRDLHLQLEPGDKLFLYTDGLTEAENDHGHAFGESKLLQMIEENANATIQETVESIMNHHREFTMGTDAMDDITLLGLQLSPRLEEFHQIKLQGDRAYHQKEYQVAVNCYEKAHQILPRELNTQLAYGKALAYYGKFDEAIGMLESYNKFKTNHFKSHAILGYCYYQVEQYEKAELEWKKAYSINDSNLSNLYNLAQLYRKLNQKQKMKDVIDKMKYIESTYLHILPLEKKWESLPDESN; this comes from the coding sequence GTGTATGAGCGTGAACAAAATCTATCGATTCACACGAACCCTTTTCCAGAGATTTTAGATGATACCACCTACAATCGTATTCTTAAGGATCCCAATTATTGGATTTCTCAGTCTTTAGAAGATAAAATCATCCAACAAATTTCCACCTCACTCGATATTTCAGGAATTTTATACCATGTAGGAACTGAAGCATTGATTACCAATGCCTATGATTTGTTACCACTAGATGATTCTAGGATTGATTTAGTGGAAATGATTTATAGGTTACCAATTTTGATTGGTCGCCTAACAAGAGTAGTTTATTTAAATGTAAAACCGATTTCAGACAAACATGTGAAATTTGTTTTTACCTACCTTCCTGAGTTCCAAGAAAAATGGTATGATGCAGTATTTTTCCAAGGAATGTTAAATGGCCTAGCTGTCCTTTTTGAACTCAAAGAATTTAATATCCGAATGACAAAAACAAAACTTTTTGGCATTCACATTTCTCATAAAGAACTGGGTGAAGAAATACAATTTGGTTCCGATGCAAACGAATATGAATTGGAATGGAAAGATGAAGTTTTGTATTTATCTAGATCACATCTAACAAAAGAAAACGTCTCTTCTCGCCATCGTGTGATGGTTACCTCTCGCTCAGAAACAACATTGGAAGAGATGTCTATAGTTGATGTAAGAGATGTTGTTGGTAAATCACGTGAGCTTGCAATTGAAAATCGTGATTTGGAAGCAGCCGTTGAAGTATTGAAGTCTTTCAAACAAGAGTTAGAAAAAAAACAACTCTCGATGGCAAAGGATCTTCGCCTTGCCAAAAACATCCAAAAAGGATTGATACCTGAAATTATCCCAGATTGGAATGGGATTCAATTTTGGACGGGATTTAGTCCCATGCAAGAAGTGAGTGGAGATTATTACGATTATTTTCCATACCATACTGATAAGTTAGGTGTTGCTGTTTGTGATGTATCGGGTCATGGAGTCCCAGCTGCCTTTATCACTGCACTTTCGAAAATGTTATTTTCGAATTTTAAAAAACCAAAACCCTCTGAAACATTTAAACTAATCAATCGAGAGTTACTAGACCTTGTCAAACAACAAGGTTACACCACTTGTGTTTATCTGCTCATCCACTCTGATTATAAAGTTGTTTATTCAATTGCAGGCCATCCAAGACCCATTTTATTCCGCAACCGAACTGGTAAAGCAGAGGTCTGTGAAGGAGAAGGAACATTTTTAGGAATGTTTCCTGACGCTGGAGATACATACCGTGACTTACACCTGCAATTAGAACCTGGAGATAAATTATTCTTATACACAGATGGTTTAACAGAAGCTGAAAATGATCACGGTCATGCATTTGGAGAAAGTAAACTTTTACAAATGATCGAAGAAAATGCAAATGCCACAATCCAAGAAACAGTTGAATCCATCATGAACCATCATAGAGAATTTACGATGGGAACAGACGCAATGGATGACATCACTTTACTCGGATTACAGTTGTCACCACGACTAGAAGAGTTTCATCAGATTAAATTACAAGGTGATAGAGCCTATCACCAAAAAGAATACCAGGTTGCAGTCAATTGTTATGAAAAGGCACACCAAATTTTACCAAGAGAACTGAATACTCAGCTCGCGTATGGAAAGGCTTTGGCATACTACGGTAAGTTTGATGAAGCCATTGGTATGTTGGAATCTTATAATAAATTTAAAACCAACCATTTTAAATCACATGCAATTTTAGGTTATTGTTATTACCAAGTGGAACAATACGAAAAAGCCGAATTGGAATGGAAAAAAGCTTATTCCATTAATGATTCGAACCTATCTAATTTATATAATTTAGCACAACTTTATCGTAAATTGAATCAAAAACAAAAAATGAAAGATGTGATCGATAAAATGAAATACATAGAATCCACGTATTTACATATCCTTCCACTGGAAAAAAAGTGGGAGTCGTTGCCTGATGAATCAAATTAA
- the nadA gene encoding quinolinate synthase NadA codes for MSLVTKDQLVQKLNPIYLPHEIEERILPLAEEINRLKKEKNAVILGHNYMTPDVFWGVSDIIGDSLYLSKMAKETTASMILFNGVHFMAETAKILSPEKKVLIADPKAGCSLAESITRDDVKALKAKYPGVPVVTYVNCSAEVKAETDVCCTSANAVQIVNAVEGDTVIFLPDEYLAGNVRNQTTKTIISHPGRCMVHEMYTPEDIRSAKRLFPGGVTVITHPECHEDVVKEADFSGSTSQMVDFIRKSKTDKIMLVTECSMGDNLRAEFPEKEFVSTCQTCPHMKKITLEKVRDALLKEQFEIFLDEEVISLAQKSVNRMLELSYKK; via the coding sequence ATGTCACTAGTCACCAAAGACCAATTGGTTCAAAAATTAAATCCCATTTACCTTCCTCATGAAATTGAAGAACGTATCCTCCCACTTGCTGAAGAAATCAACCGTTTGAAAAAAGAAAAAAATGCTGTGATCCTCGGTCATAATTATATGACACCCGATGTGTTTTGGGGAGTGTCTGATATCATTGGTGATTCATTGTATCTTTCTAAGATGGCAAAAGAAACAACTGCCTCCATGATTTTGTTTAATGGAGTACATTTTATGGCGGAGACTGCCAAAATTTTATCTCCTGAAAAAAAGGTACTCATTGCCGATCCCAAAGCTGGTTGTTCACTTGCTGAATCCATCACACGCGATGATGTCAAAGCATTAAAAGCAAAATACCCAGGTGTCCCTGTTGTTACGTATGTGAACTGTTCGGCGGAAGTGAAAGCAGAAACTGATGTTTGTTGTACTTCAGCAAATGCCGTACAAATTGTAAATGCAGTGGAAGGGGACACGGTTATCTTTTTACCGGATGAATACTTGGCAGGAAATGTTAGGAACCAAACTACCAAAACCATTATCTCTCATCCCGGCCGTTGTATGGTTCATGAAATGTACACTCCAGAAGATATCCGATCCGCGAAACGTTTGTTTCCTGGTGGTGTTACTGTCATCACTCACCCTGAGTGCCACGAAGATGTTGTAAAAGAAGCAGATTTTTCTGGATCTACATCACAGATGGTTGATTTCATTCGTAAGAGTAAAACTGATAAAATCATGTTAGTGACAGAATGTTCGATGGGTGATAATTTACGTGCTGAATTCCCTGAAAAAGAATTTGTATCAACATGCCAAACATGTCCTCATATGAAAAAAATTACTCTGGAAAAAGTTAGAGATGCATTGTTAAAAGAACAATTTGAAATCTTTTTGGATGAGGAAGTGATTTCACTTGCCCAAAAATCTGTAAATCGTATGTTAGAGTTGAGTTATAAAAAATAG
- the ispF gene encoding 2-C-methyl-D-erythritol 2,4-cyclodiphosphate synthase has protein sequence MFRVGNGIDFHKLIHEPFRPLMLAGVEVKSEFAFLGHSDADVILHAVADAILGALALGDIGVHFPDTDPQYKNMKSSMIIDKCLDLLKEKKFKLINVDCTYVGDHPKINPIRAELNESLAKITKLPLDCVSIKATTSEGMGALGRSEGVMVMATVLIESTKKHD, from the coding sequence ATGTTTAGAGTTGGAAACGGAATCGATTTTCATAAATTAATCCATGAACCATTTCGCCCCCTAATGCTTGCGGGTGTGGAAGTGAAATCGGAATTTGCTTTTTTGGGGCATAGTGATGCGGATGTAATTTTACATGCAGTAGCAGATGCTATTTTAGGTGCATTGGCCCTTGGTGATATTGGAGTTCATTTCCCTGACACTGACCCACAGTATAAAAATATGAAATCCTCAATGATCATTGATAAATGTTTAGATCTTCTAAAGGAAAAAAAATTCAAACTCATCAATGTGGATTGCACCTATGTTGGTGATCATCCCAAAATAAATCCAATTCGTGCTGAACTCAATGAATCTTTGGCAAAAATCACAAAACTTCCGTTAGACTGTGTTTCCATTAAGGCGACTACCTCGGAAGGGATGGGAGCTTTAGGTAGAAGTGAAGGTGTGATGGTGATGGCAACTGTGCTCATCGAGAGCACAAAAAAACACGATTAA